One Candidatus Polarisedimenticolia bacterium genomic window carries:
- the groL gene encoding chaperonin GroEL (60 kDa chaperone family; promotes refolding of misfolded polypeptides especially under stressful conditions; forms two stacked rings of heptamers to form a barrel-shaped 14mer; ends can be capped by GroES; misfolded proteins enter the barrel where they are refolded when GroES binds) has protein sequence MAKDIVYREDARAAILKGVNALADAVKVTLGPKGRNVILDKKFGSPTITKDGVTVAKEIDLKDPMENLGARMVREVASKTSDVAGDGTTTATVLAQCIFREGIRQVTSGANPMELKLGIEKAVGVVVDELKKLSKPVKGKAIAQVGTISANNDDTIGQIIAQAMEKVGKDGVITVEEAKTMETTLEVVEGMRFDRGYLSPYFVTDPERMEAVLEDPYILTYEKKISSMKDLLPILEKIAQQGAPLIIIAEEVEGEALATLVVNKLRGTLKCAAVKAPGYGDRRKAMLEDIAVLTGGRAITEDLGIKLENLRLEDLGRAKKITIDKENTTIIEGGGQTRDIEGRVKQIRTQIDETTSDYDREKLQERLAKLVGGVAVIKVGAATETEMKEKKARVEDAMHATKAAVEEGIVPGGGVALLRSAPALDKLLNSKEISSDLRSGVQIIRRALEEPLRWIANNAGQEGNIVVGKVRELPSETGFNAASEKYENLTEAGVIDPTKVVRFALQNAASIAALMLTTEAVVAEIPEKKKEPPMPPGGMDDY, from the coding sequence ATGGCCAAAGACATCGTCTATCGCGAGGACGCCCGCGCGGCGATCCTCAAGGGCGTCAACGCACTGGCCGACGCGGTGAAGGTCACCCTCGGCCCCAAGGGACGCAACGTGATCCTCGACAAGAAGTTCGGCTCGCCGACCATCACCAAGGACGGGGTCACGGTCGCCAAGGAGATCGACCTCAAGGACCCGATGGAGAACCTCGGCGCCCGCATGGTGCGCGAGGTCGCCTCGAAGACCAGCGACGTCGCCGGCGACGGCACGACCACGGCCACGGTCCTCGCCCAGTGCATCTTCCGCGAGGGCATCCGCCAGGTCACCTCCGGCGCCAACCCGATGGAGCTGAAGCTCGGCATCGAGAAGGCGGTCGGCGTGGTGGTGGACGAGCTGAAGAAGCTCAGCAAGCCGGTCAAGGGCAAGGCGATCGCCCAGGTGGGCACCATCTCGGCGAACAACGACGACACCATCGGCCAGATCATCGCCCAGGCCATGGAGAAGGTCGGCAAGGACGGCGTCATCACGGTCGAGGAGGCGAAGACCATGGAGACCACCCTCGAGGTGGTCGAAGGGATGCGCTTCGATCGCGGCTACCTGTCCCCCTACTTCGTGACGGACCCCGAGCGCATGGAGGCCGTGCTCGAGGACCCGTACATCCTGACCTACGAGAAGAAGATCTCGAGCATGAAGGACCTGCTCCCCATCCTGGAGAAGATCGCGCAGCAGGGCGCCCCGCTCATCATCATCGCGGAGGAGGTCGAGGGCGAGGCCCTGGCGACGCTGGTGGTCAACAAGCTGCGCGGGACGCTCAAGTGCGCGGCCGTGAAGGCCCCCGGTTACGGCGACCGCCGCAAGGCGATGCTCGAGGACATCGCGGTCCTCACCGGCGGCCGCGCCATCACGGAGGACCTCGGCATCAAGCTCGAGAACCTGCGGCTCGAAGACCTCGGCCGCGCCAAGAAGATCACCATCGACAAGGAGAACACGACCATCATCGAGGGCGGCGGCCAGACCCGCGACATCGAGGGCCGCGTCAAGCAGATCCGCACCCAGATCGACGAGACGACCTCCGACTACGACCGCGAGAAGCTGCAGGAGCGGCTGGCCAAGCTGGTGGGAGGAGTGGCCGTCATCAAGGTGGGCGCCGCCACCGAGACCGAGATGAAGGAGAAGAAGGCCCGGGTCGAGGACGCGATGCACGCGACCAAGGCCGCGGTCGAGGAGGGGATCGTCCCCGGCGGGGGCGTGGCCCTGCTGCGCTCCGCACCGGCGCTCGACAAGCTGCTCAACTCGAAGGAGATCAGCTCGGACCTTCGCAGCGGGGTCCAGATCATCCGCCGCGCGCTCGAGGAGCCGCTCCGCTGGATCGCGAACAACGCGGGCCAGGAAGGCAACATCGTGGTCGGCAAGGTCCGGGAGCTGCCGTCGGAGACCGGCTTCAACGCCGCGTCGGAGAAGTACGAGAACCTCACGGAGGCCGGCGTGATCGACCCGACCAAGGTGGTCCGCTTCGCGCTGCAGAATGCCGCCTCGATCGCGGCGCTCATGCTGACGACGGAGGCGGTGGTCGCCGAGATCCCGGAGAAGAAGAAGGAACCGCCGATGCCTCCCGGCGGAATGGACGACTATTGA
- the groES gene encoding co-chaperone GroES, translating to MRPLRDRILVRRVEEAEQVRGGIIIPDTAKEKPQEAEVVAVGSGRVLEDGTRVPLSLKAGDRVLVGKWAGTEVKIEGTEYLILKEDEVLGILG from the coding sequence GTGCGTCCGCTGCGCGACCGCATCCTCGTGCGCCGCGTCGAGGAGGCGGAGCAGGTCCGCGGCGGGATCATCATCCCCGACACCGCCAAGGAGAAGCCACAGGAAGCGGAGGTGGTCGCGGTCGGCTCCGGCCGCGTGCTCGAGGACGGGACGCGCGTGCCGCTCAGCCTGAAGGCGGGCGACAGGGTGCTGGTCGGCAAGTGGGCCGGCACCGAGGTGAAGATCGAGGGCACCGAGTACCTGATCCTCAAAGAGGACGAAGTACTAGGAATTCTCGGCTAA
- a CDS encoding Hsp20/alpha crystallin family protein: MAMVRWEPFRDLFSLQERMNRLFDESYRSRTGTEDDWALGGSWAPAVDIYERDGNIVLKAELAGLDPKDVDIRVENNVLTVRGERKFENEVKRENFHRVERSYGTFTRSFTLPNAVDTERIKADFKDGVLQVTLPTREEAKPKQIAINASK; encoded by the coding sequence ATGGCAATGGTTCGTTGGGAACCGTTCCGTGACCTGTTCTCGCTGCAGGAGCGGATGAACAGGCTGTTCGACGAGTCGTACCGCTCGCGCACCGGTACGGAAGACGACTGGGCCCTGGGCGGCTCCTGGGCGCCCGCGGTCGACATCTACGAGCGCGACGGCAACATCGTGCTGAAGGCGGAGCTGGCGGGCCTGGATCCGAAGGACGTCGACATCCGGGTCGAGAACAACGTGCTGACCGTGCGCGGCGAGCGCAAGTTCGAGAACGAGGTCAAGCGCGAGAACTTCCACCGCGTGGAGCGCTCGTACGGAACGTTCACCCGTTCGTTCACGCTCCCGAACGCGGTCGACACCGAGCGGATCAAGGCGGACTTCAAGGACGGCGTGCTGCAGGTAACCCTCCCCACGAGGGAAGAGGCGAAGCCCAAGCAGATCGCCATCAACGCCAGCAAGTGA
- the dnaK gene encoding molecular chaperone DnaK: protein MSKIIGIDLGTTNSVVAIMEGGKPVVIPNAEGSRTTPSVVAFTEKSELLVGQVAKRQAITNPENTIFSIKRFMGRRMEEVTEEMKMVPYRVVAGPANAVRVRIRGKDHSPEQISSYILQKMKQSAEDYLGEKVTRAVITVPAYFNDAQRQATKDAGRIAGFEVERIVNEPTAAALAYGLDKKKDEVIAVYDFGGGTFDISILEVGEGIVEVKSTNGDTHLGGDNIDQRIVDWINAEFKKDQGIDLSKDRMALQRLKETAEKAKCELSTVTETEINLPFITADASGPKHLQMKLSRAQFERLAGDLFERSLPPVAQALKDAGLKPSDIDEVVLVGGSTRIPKIQELVRQYFGKEPHRGVNPDEVVAIGAAVQAGVLGGEVKDLLLLDVTPLSLGIETLGGVMTRLIERNTTIPTRKSEIFSTAGDNQTSVEVHVVQGERELARDNRTLGRFHLIGLPPAPRGVPQIEVAFDIDANGILNVSAKDTATGKTQNITITSSSGLGKEEVERMVREAQSHAEDDKKRREVVDLRNQADSLAYSVEKLLKENRDKLPESDAKSIEEAVAAARKAAEGDDAGAIKQALERLTQLSHKLAETLYKKTGTPGGEAGPGGPAPGGPQAAPGGGSPDDVVDAEYTVKH, encoded by the coding sequence ATGAGCAAAATAATCGGCATCGATCTCGGGACGACCAACTCTGTGGTCGCCATCATGGAAGGCGGCAAACCGGTCGTCATTCCCAACGCCGAAGGATCACGGACCACCCCTTCGGTGGTGGCATTCACCGAAAAGAGCGAGCTTCTCGTCGGTCAGGTCGCCAAAAGGCAGGCGATCACCAACCCTGAGAACACGATCTTCTCCATCAAGCGCTTCATGGGACGGAGGATGGAGGAAGTCACGGAAGAGATGAAGATGGTCCCGTACCGCGTCGTGGCCGGACCCGCGAACGCGGTCCGCGTGCGCATCCGGGGCAAGGACCACAGCCCGGAGCAGATCTCCTCGTACATCCTCCAGAAAATGAAGCAATCGGCCGAGGACTACCTGGGCGAGAAAGTGACCCGCGCCGTGATCACCGTGCCGGCCTACTTCAACGACGCCCAGCGGCAGGCTACCAAGGACGCCGGTCGCATCGCCGGGTTCGAGGTCGAGCGCATCGTCAACGAGCCGACGGCGGCGGCGCTGGCGTACGGCCTGGACAAGAAGAAGGACGAGGTCATCGCGGTCTACGACTTTGGCGGTGGCACGTTCGATATCTCGATCCTGGAGGTCGGGGAAGGGATCGTCGAAGTCAAGTCGACGAACGGCGACACGCACCTCGGAGGTGACAACATCGATCAGCGCATCGTCGACTGGATCAACGCCGAGTTCAAGAAGGACCAGGGGATCGATCTCTCGAAGGACCGGATGGCACTGCAGCGCCTGAAGGAGACAGCCGAAAAGGCGAAATGCGAGTTGTCGACGGTGACCGAGACGGAGATCAACCTGCCGTTCATCACGGCGGACGCGAGCGGCCCGAAGCACCTGCAGATGAAGCTGTCACGGGCCCAGTTCGAGCGCCTCGCCGGCGATCTGTTCGAGCGGTCCCTGCCGCCCGTGGCGCAGGCCCTGAAGGACGCCGGGCTGAAGCCGTCCGACATCGACGAGGTCGTCCTCGTCGGCGGCTCCACCCGCATCCCGAAAATCCAGGAGCTCGTGCGGCAATACTTTGGGAAGGAGCCGCACCGCGGCGTCAATCCCGACGAGGTGGTGGCGATCGGCGCCGCGGTGCAGGCCGGAGTTCTGGGCGGCGAGGTCAAGGACCTCCTCCTCCTCGATGTCACGCCGCTGTCGCTCGGCATCGAGACTCTGGGCGGCGTCATGACACGGTTGATCGAGCGGAACACGACCATCCCCACTCGCAAGAGCGAGATCTTCTCGACGGCGGGTGACAATCAGACGAGCGTCGAAGTGCACGTCGTGCAGGGCGAGCGCGAGCTCGCCCGGGACAACCGGACGCTCGGCCGGTTCCACCTGATCGGCCTGCCGCCGGCTCCGCGCGGTGTCCCGCAGATCGAAGTCGCCTTCGACATCGACGCCAACGGCATCCTGAACGTCTCGGCCAAGGACACGGCGACCGGCAAGACGCAGAACATCACGATCACGTCCTCGTCGGGGTTGGGCAAGGAGGAGGTCGAGCGGATGGTGCGGGAGGCGCAGTCGCACGCCGAGGACGACAAGAAGCGGCGCGAGGTCGTGGACCTCCGCAACCAGGCCGACAGCCTCGCCTATAGCGTCGAGAAGCTGCTCAAGGAGAACCGCGATAAGCTGCCCGAGAGTGATGCGAAGTCGATCGAGGAGGCCGTAGCCGCGGCCCGCAAGGCGGCCGAGGGCGACGATGCCGGCGCCATCAAGCAGGCGCTGGAGCGGCTGACCCAGCTCAGCCACAAGCTGGCCGAGACGCTCTACAAGAAGACGGGGACCCCCGGCGGCGAGGCCGGGCCGGGAGGCCCCGCGCCCGGTGGGCCGCAGGCGGCCCCGGGCGGTGGATCGCCGGACGACGTGGTGGACGCGGAGTACACCGTAAAGCACTGA
- a CDS encoding DUF4388 domain-containing protein, protein MALKGTLKDFSLADIFQLIGIQKKTGVLTLKNDKEVVTVSFVDGSVVSADALHRRLEDRLGTVLVKSGRITEAQLQSALKVQKSTLKRMGSILVEQNYIDPEGLRDALHIQISQMVYRLFRWRDGEYDFSQEERVDYDKEYVTPMSAESILMEGARILDEWPMIEKGIGSFSAVFQRANVEIAAGAKGGTSGKEDEAARGVTLNDQEGKVYGLVDGRRTVQEIIDRCALSEFDTCRNLYDLVSRDLLEEVKAARPKAAAAPTIAPEGRAPRVLPRALLAIGYLVLILGAAGLLARRVQTIATGLLSSRAAAPYLAPLIGMQEVQSISDAIARSRMQRIDFAIQVYYLLNRGYPENLKYLVTAHLLRPSAIVDPLGRSFEYQVLPGGYRIACPAAGADGATIEILTSPEAPKE, encoded by the coding sequence ATGGCGCTTAAGGGCACACTCAAGGACTTCAGCCTGGCCGACATCTTCCAGCTCATCGGCATCCAGAAGAAGACCGGCGTCCTGACACTCAAGAACGACAAGGAGGTCGTGACGGTGTCGTTCGTGGACGGCAGCGTCGTATCGGCCGACGCGCTGCACCGCAGGCTGGAGGACCGCCTCGGCACGGTGCTGGTCAAGTCGGGGCGCATCACGGAGGCGCAGCTCCAGTCGGCGCTGAAGGTCCAGAAGAGCACGCTCAAACGCATGGGCAGTATCCTGGTGGAGCAGAACTACATCGATCCGGAGGGTCTCCGTGACGCCCTGCATATTCAAATCAGCCAGATGGTCTACCGGCTGTTCCGCTGGCGGGACGGGGAATACGACTTCTCCCAGGAAGAGCGGGTCGACTACGACAAGGAATACGTCACCCCGATGTCGGCCGAGAGCATCCTGATGGAGGGGGCCCGCATCCTCGACGAATGGCCGATGATCGAAAAGGGCATCGGGTCCTTTTCCGCGGTCTTCCAGCGGGCCAACGTCGAAATCGCGGCGGGAGCGAAGGGAGGGACATCCGGGAAGGAGGATGAGGCGGCCCGGGGCGTGACGCTGAACGATCAGGAGGGCAAGGTGTACGGCCTGGTGGACGGCCGGCGCACGGTGCAGGAGATCATCGATCGCTGCGCGCTGAGCGAGTTCGACACCTGCCGGAATCTCTACGATCTGGTCAGCCGGGACCTCCTGGAGGAGGTGAAGGCAGCCCGACCGAAGGCCGCCGCTGCGCCCACGATCGCGCCCGAGGGGCGCGCGCCGCGGGTTCTGCCGCGGGCGCTCCTGGCCATCGGGTATCTCGTCCTCATCCTGGGGGCGGCCGGCCTTCTGGCCCGGCGGGTCCAGACGATCGCGACCGGCCTGCTTTCGAGCCGGGCCGCGGCTCCGTATCTCGCACCCTTGATTGGCATGCAGGAGGTGCAATCAATAAGCGATGCGATCGCCCGGAGCCGGATGCAGCGAATCGACTTCGCCATCCAGGTCTACTATCTGCTCAACCGCGGCTACCCGGAAAACCTGAAGTACCTGGTGACCGCTCACCTCCTCCGCCCCTCCGCCATCGTGGATCCCCTGGGGAGGTCCTTCGAGTACCAGGTGCTCCCGGGGGGTTATCGGATCGCATGTCCCGCTGCAGGGGCCGACGGAGCCACGATCGAGATCCTCACTTCTCCGGAGGCTCCCAAGGAATAG
- a CDS encoding tetratricopeptide repeat protein: MTRRAGRWLALASGLLAAGLVVAPRAQEPEVIVIDPNRPLIQDPGTVAPPVESGPAAVPLGAGGSPQDGVNAREVIADLWFKQRALVRHGETAEAARQIEAALEFMQREGLRAAPEIAGAFLADARKDLDEGQYRKAEEGFRLAGSFDPSLTAAHSGLALALLRGDRDLRGAVRQTGSALAVAIGDVGSMYQRGGNGFLILYLALCFGTSAALLLICLKAAPSFFHDLRERFPGILTEESAHLVGWGILALPVLVFGPVVWLLAAWSALMFPYLRRTERMVTRVALILLLAAGPAGCLMEWAAGTSVDPGARALLHSTRGGYDLQDEQALRKLASSHPDDAMFPFLLGSMHRMAGRFDEAMAMYRRALEIDPRHARAMVNLANLHTLRQEFAIAQGFYRKAGEADPSLAIAHYNSHLAHLEAFHLESAEQELKAARRVDEALVTTLLAQGNEGRARRTPMDVRYASSEIWKRVFVLRLDEGLRAAWARALRAPGTLAGGTGLALTLLLPGLLIAPRAATTRRCRRCGRAFCRRCQVPTKHPDHCSQCMHLFILRDGLAPNIKTQKMDQVVRHRRRVWIGERLLSLAVPGGGHVVGGRTLFGALLLIVWCAAWLSLLLHGQLLVPSGEIGAPGILSLAVPGMAAALAWLLGNLSSHESVPE; this comes from the coding sequence ATGACGCGGCGAGCAGGCCGTTGGCTGGCCCTGGCGTCGGGGCTGCTGGCGGCCGGGCTGGTCGTCGCGCCTCGAGCCCAGGAACCTGAAGTCATCGTCATCGATCCGAACCGGCCCCTGATCCAGGATCCGGGAACCGTGGCGCCGCCCGTCGAGAGCGGGCCGGCCGCCGTGCCGCTCGGCGCCGGCGGGTCTCCCCAGGACGGCGTCAACGCGCGCGAGGTGATCGCCGACCTGTGGTTCAAGCAGCGGGCGCTGGTGCGGCATGGAGAGACGGCGGAGGCGGCGCGCCAGATCGAAGCGGCCCTCGAGTTCATGCAGCGCGAAGGCCTGCGCGCCGCTCCCGAGATCGCCGGCGCGTTCCTCGCGGACGCGCGGAAGGATCTCGACGAGGGTCAATATCGCAAAGCCGAGGAGGGCTTCCGTCTCGCCGGGAGCTTCGATCCGTCCCTGACGGCGGCGCATTCGGGACTGGCGCTGGCCCTCCTCCGGGGCGATCGCGACCTGCGCGGCGCCGTGCGCCAGACCGGTTCGGCTCTCGCGGTCGCCATCGGGGACGTCGGCTCGATGTATCAGCGGGGCGGGAACGGGTTCCTCATCCTGTACCTCGCCCTCTGCTTCGGAACGTCGGCGGCGCTCCTCCTGATCTGTCTGAAGGCCGCGCCGTCGTTCTTTCACGACCTGCGGGAGCGGTTCCCGGGAATCCTGACGGAGGAATCGGCCCACCTGGTCGGCTGGGGAATCCTGGCCCTGCCCGTTCTGGTGTTCGGGCCGGTCGTCTGGCTGCTGGCGGCCTGGTCGGCCCTGATGTTCCCGTACCTGCGCAGGACCGAGAGGATGGTCACCCGCGTCGCCCTGATCCTCCTCCTCGCTGCGGGTCCGGCGGGCTGCCTGATGGAATGGGCGGCCGGGACCTCCGTCGATCCGGGAGCCCGGGCCCTCCTCCATTCGACCCGGGGCGGCTACGACCTGCAGGACGAGCAGGCCCTGCGAAAGCTCGCGTCGTCCCACCCGGATGACGCGATGTTCCCGTTCCTCCTCGGATCGATGCACCGCATGGCCGGGCGCTTTGACGAGGCGATGGCCATGTACCGCCGCGCGCTCGAGATCGACCCGCGGCACGCCCGTGCCATGGTGAACCTGGCGAACCTTCACACCCTGCGGCAGGAGTTCGCCATTGCGCAGGGTTTCTATCGGAAGGCGGGCGAGGCCGATCCCTCGCTCGCCATCGCGCACTACAACAGCCACCTGGCGCATCTCGAGGCGTTCCACCTGGAGTCGGCGGAACAGGAGCTGAAGGCGGCCCGCCGGGTCGACGAGGCGCTGGTCACCACACTCCTGGCCCAGGGCAACGAGGGCCGCGCCCGCAGGACGCCCATGGACGTCCGTTACGCATCCTCCGAGATCTGGAAGAGGGTGTTCGTGCTTCGCCTGGACGAGGGCCTGCGCGCCGCATGGGCGCGGGCGCTGCGGGCGCCTGGAACGCTCGCCGGCGGGACCGGCCTGGCCCTGACGCTGCTCCTGCCCGGGCTTCTCATCGCTCCGCGCGCGGCCACGACCCGGCGCTGCCGGCGCTGCGGCCGCGCCTTCTGCCGGCGCTGCCAGGTCCCCACCAAGCACCCCGATCACTGCTCCCAGTGCATGCACCTCTTCATCCTCCGCGACGGTCTGGCGCCGAACATCAAGACCCAGAAGATGGATCAGGTCGTGCGCCACCGCCGGCGGGTCTGGATCGGAGAGCGCCTGCTCAGTCTCGCCGTGCCCGGAGGCGGCCACGTGGTGGGGGGACGCACCCTGTTCGGCGCCCTCCTCCTGATCGTCTGGTGCGCGGCCTGGCTGAGCCTGCTGCTGCATGGCCAGCTCCTGGTTCCTTCCGGTGAGATCGGCGCCCCGGGAATCCTGTCGCTGGCGGTGCCGGGCATGGCGGCGGCTCTCGCGTGGCTTCTGGGCAACCTGTCGTCCCACGAATCGGTGCCGGAGTGA
- a CDS encoding DUF1844 domain-containing protein yields the protein MERKDEKKREEVRVIDRRTFTSDGQRRTPDAPVDEPMKEVAPGGRVATGEIPRASGAPPSREDQAASAQFVNLVRNLAATAAANLGEMPSPFTGQVEVDLDGARQVIELLSALQLKTRGNLTADETRLLDSLLYDLKMAVVNLQKKKTSKSS from the coding sequence ATGGAAAGGAAGGACGAGAAGAAGCGGGAGGAGGTCCGGGTCATCGACCGCCGTACCTTCACGTCCGACGGTCAAAGGCGCACCCCGGACGCCCCCGTCGACGAGCCCATGAAGGAGGTCGCTCCCGGCGGCCGCGTCGCCACCGGCGAGATTCCCCGGGCTTCCGGGGCGCCGCCGTCCCGGGAGGACCAGGCGGCCTCGGCGCAGTTCGTGAACCTGGTCCGAAATCTTGCCGCCACCGCCGCCGCCAATCTCGGCGAGATGCCCAGTCCGTTCACCGGCCAGGTGGAAGTGGACCTCGACGGCGCGCGACAGGTCATCGAGCTCCTGTCGGCCCTGCAGCTCAAGACGCGAGGCAACCTCACGGCCGACGAAACGCGTCTGCTCGATTCTCTGCTCTACGACCTGAAGATGGCGGTGGTGAACCTCCAGAAAAAGAAGACGTCGAAGAGCTCGTGA
- the mazG gene encoding nucleoside triphosphate pyrophosphohydrolase, giving the protein MDRLKQIMDRLRGPGGCPWDREQTLESLATFLLEETHEVLDAMSSGTPAAHREELGDLLFQIVFQARVAEEQGAFDLDDVMRDIGDKIIRRHPHVFGEGSLDTSEQVLKQWEQIKVEERRSRGDSSMFSGVPRQLPALLKALRISSKAARVGFDWPDRDSLLEKLEEERGELLRAMRHGAKAAVQEEIGDLLFTLVNLARQAGIDPERALQECNRKFLRRFRHIEDGLKKKGLAPAPEHRQLMEELWNESKQGVRRTSPGRRSPSAGTSGSASRRARKTARS; this is encoded by the coding sequence ATGGATCGGCTCAAGCAGATCATGGATCGCCTGCGCGGTCCGGGCGGCTGTCCGTGGGACAGGGAGCAGACGCTCGAGAGCCTCGCCACGTTCCTTCTCGAGGAGACTCATGAGGTGCTGGACGCCATGAGTTCCGGGACGCCAGCCGCGCACCGCGAGGAGCTCGGCGACCTTCTCTTCCAGATCGTGTTTCAGGCGCGCGTGGCGGAGGAGCAGGGCGCCTTCGACCTCGACGACGTCATGCGGGACATCGGCGACAAGATCATCAGACGCCATCCGCACGTCTTCGGTGAAGGAAGCCTCGACACGTCCGAACAGGTGCTGAAACAATGGGAGCAGATCAAGGTGGAGGAGCGCCGCTCCAGGGGGGACTCCTCGATGTTCTCCGGCGTCCCCAGGCAGCTGCCGGCGCTCCTCAAGGCGCTGCGCATCTCGTCCAAGGCCGCGCGCGTCGGCTTCGACTGGCCCGATCGGGACAGCCTCCTCGAGAAGCTCGAGGAGGAGAGGGGCGAACTGCTCCGCGCCATGCGCCACGGGGCGAAGGCGGCCGTGCAGGAGGAGATCGGCGATCTCCTGTTCACCCTCGTCAACCTGGCCCGCCAGGCCGGCATCGATCCGGAAAGGGCCCTGCAGGAGTGCAATCGCAAGTTCCTGCGCCGCTTCCGCCACATCGAGGACGGGCTGAAGAAGAAGGGGCTCGCCCCCGCGCCGGAGCACCGCCAGCTGATGGAGGAGCTGTGGAACGAGTCCAAGCAGGGAGTCAGAAGAACTTCGCCTGGCCGAAGGTCCCCATCCGCCGGAACTTCTGGTAGCGCGTCTCGACGAGCTCGGAAGACGGCACGATCCTGA
- a CDS encoding acetyl-CoA carboxylase carboxyltransferase subunit alpha, with amino-acid sequence MAAEEDDFERPLRELEKKIEELSGVPGGEDRADEIERLERRLQVLRQEVYARLTPWQRALVARHPKRPYTLDYIGLLFTDFVEIHGDRKYADDPAIVAGFAIYKGAPVALIGHQKGRDTREKVRRNFGMPRPEGYRKAVRVMELAEKFRRPLFTFVDTPGAYPGKGAEERGQAEAIAVSLRTMARLSVPTIVTVTGEGGSGGALAIAIGDRILMLEHAVYSVISPEGCAAILWSDQGKSREAARAMRITAPDLKELEIIDAIVPEPAGGAQADPARQAQILDEHLMAALEDLRIVPSSELVETRYQKFRRMGTFGQAKFF; translated from the coding sequence ATGGCCGCCGAGGAAGACGATTTCGAACGGCCGCTGCGCGAGCTGGAGAAGAAGATCGAGGAGCTCTCCGGCGTGCCGGGCGGCGAGGATCGCGCCGACGAAATCGAGCGGCTGGAACGCCGCCTCCAGGTCCTGCGCCAGGAAGTCTACGCGCGATTGACGCCCTGGCAGCGCGCCCTCGTGGCCCGCCACCCCAAGCGCCCCTACACTCTGGATTACATCGGGCTCCTGTTCACCGACTTCGTCGAGATCCACGGCGATCGGAAGTACGCCGACGATCCGGCCATCGTCGCGGGCTTCGCCATCTACAAGGGAGCGCCGGTGGCGCTCATCGGTCACCAGAAGGGGCGCGATACCCGTGAGAAGGTGCGCCGCAACTTCGGGATGCCGCGGCCCGAGGGCTACCGCAAGGCGGTGCGCGTCATGGAGCTGGCGGAAAAATTCCGACGGCCGCTGTTCACGTTCGTCGACACGCCGGGCGCCTATCCGGGCAAAGGCGCCGAGGAGCGGGGTCAGGCCGAGGCGATCGCGGTGAGCCTGCGCACCATGGCGCGCCTGAGCGTGCCGACGATCGTCACGGTGACGGGGGAAGGGGGAAGCGGCGGGGCCCTGGCGATCGCCATCGGCGACCGCATCCTGATGCTGGAGCACGCGGTCTACTCGGTGATCAGCCCCGAGGGATGTGCGGCGATTCTGTGGTCCGACCAGGGGAAGTCACGCGAGGCGGCGCGTGCCATGAGGATCACCGCACCGGACCTCAAGGAGCTGGAGATCATCGACGCCATCGTCCCCGAGCCGGCCGGCGGGGCCCAGGCGGACCCTGCGCGGCAGGCGCAGATCCTCGACGAGCACCTGATGGCCGCGCTCGAAGATCTCAGGATCGTGCCGTCTTCCGAGCTCGTCGAGACGCGCTACCAGAAGTTCCGGCGGATGGGGACCTTCGGCCAGGCGAAGTTCTTCTGA